The segment ctcaaaaaactacagcacctcagcaagtaatatttttagggaagctttctattataattatcttcaaactgtgtaagtttattgtaaatcagtcgacattgtgttttttgtcctacaaaaagtacccagaccaaTTAATACAGGGTTAGTACTAAAACTAGATTTGTATGCAAAGAATGCTAGCGTGAGGTGTGCCTGTGCACCAGCAAAAACATTTTGCTAACTTTGACATAATCTAAACTATAAACTGATGTACCATAAGCGCATTTTGCTTCCGGTAACTCATAACATTGAGCCCATGTTCACGTTCTTCACACGCGAGTTTACGAAGCGCAGAAGAATCTTTGATCAGCATAAACAGGTGAATTTCCAAACAGGTCACCAGTGAACAGAACTGGTCCTCTTCCAATTGACGATTCAACTCACCGCTTCACTGAATCTAGTTTTGATGATACCAGGTGCAATGCAGTTTACTCTGATTCCCATTGGGCCACAATCAGAGGCCAACGCCTTTGTCATGCCCAGAAGCGCTGTCTTAGAGACCGAATAAGGCCCCAATAactgaaaacattaaaagaacaaaaaagagcaaagtataaacaaaacaaaatcaatttatattgtacttaaagccattggacactttcggtaaacagtattgtccaaaggcccacactttgtgcatcacaacttatatataaaataacaaacctgtgaaaatttagtcatcggagttgagagaaaatagctggaaaacccacccttgtttctgcatgttttgctgtgtcatgacatgtgtttaaaataaatccgggaattgataaatgttttaatgttttctcaaaaagtaaagcctttcatggaggtctttcaccattaccttctgtaaaccctgtaagatatttgtaaatctgtgaactctttttttttgttccgaaagtgtatattggctttaaagacactggacacaattgtaattactcaaaataattgttagcatacaaacttacttggccccgatcaatggagagctgtggatattaaaaaatattatgagcaatggcttcctctgaagtaacgtagttctgagaaagaggtaatttctcactcaaataataaaataactcagctggagtcttttattatgcatctgaaagcacacaaagtaatgcacaaggagtgtttttctttcataattctatgcaaattcgatgaccaattgagccaaaattttcataggtttgtcaatttatgcatataaggttgggatacaccaagtgagaatactggtctttgacaattaccaatctgTGTAAAGTTTAGGTGCGGTTTATGCTTTTCTAGACAGTTCAGTAGGACACAAACCCAGAGCCTTGACAAAGCGCACACTTTGAAATAAATACTGGTACATATAAAAGCAAAAAGACACAAATGAGCCAAACCAGacaaatattcaaatatatTTTCTTACCGAAAAAGGCTGAAATCCACCAACTGAAGACACAATTGTGATAGACGAACCCCTTAAAAAGTAAATCAAACcatgaagtattttttattttattcaacatgttcaagcgGGGGAATTCAATTCtccattttcatttgaaattgaGCTAagttataaaagaaaaaaaagaaaaaaataataattgaaacTCTTTTGAAGCACCATGCTAGCTATGacaccaaggtaatgaccagggcccaatccCATAAAGCCTGTAACTGTAAGAGCTTcacaacaacttgcttagcatgatattccttttttttcctggataaaaacaggatgaccAACCAAATTGCCATGTGATTATCAGGATGCAAACCACAGCCAAATACCAGTATATGCAaaacattgaaatttggttggtgatgctgtttttatcaaggaagaaatttcatgctaaggcaattttttgtgcttacaggctttatgaaattaggccttgtGGCTATTGGGGCAACTGCCTGCATTGCCTCTGTGGTAAAGTATCACGCCCAAAGAACTTAAAATTATATTCCTTGCAACAAATGTGACTCAGTAAAAAAGCGTTGTACTTACTTCCTATCCTTCATGTGTGGAACACATTCTTTAATCAGCAAGAAAGCAGCTTTCACATTGATGTCAAAAATctacattgaaaaaaaatgttgacgTTGTGACTAGAATTAGTTTCACATGAATCCAACttgaactatttctgtgacgttacactattgttgaaagtgtagattatttttacaaGCTGAAAGATAGCACGAAGTGCAACAAAACTTCTCTGAAAATATGTTGCCTTTCAATTTACtaaaacattttccagttttgaaaaaatcacttttctaagataatttattgtttttagctTAGCAAACTGACTTTGTAttcgataatgttgcaagcactaaaAAATTCCCATAtactttgtaaaataattttaaaatgtgacCAACTGTCGCTAGACAACGTATACACAAAATTAGATAAATAACTTGTGTTGTTACATTGAGAAATCCAATTCATTGAcagaatagactctaaagtgtagattcgtgattAGAATGTACTCGCCTagccttcggctcgtacattctattcacaaatctacactttctcgtccgtTTTACtttacataattttgtttactcatgtgctttttgtgttttgcttttttaattACTGATTTGGTTAATGACTTTGGTTGTTATTGAAGTTGTTCACATGCAACGAGGTATGACAACAGGTGGGAAAGCAAAACAACCAACTGGACTCCGAGAAACCggacaagaaaaagagggcGACAAAACAGAACTTCCAGAAGGTGAagagatgaactaagtacatTTAGGGGCATTAATTGCTTGGCAACCGACAGTTCAGAATAGAGTGAGAGGCTTTCCTACTGCAGTGTTGTGAAATAGGCTAGAAAGAGCCATGCTAATTAATGAAAAACAGACAATTCTACCTTATCCCACTGATCCTCTGTAGTctgtaagaaaagaaaaaaataacagtcacaaattttgtcatacaaacaaataataactagTTAGTTATAGCACATTTTTTCAATAACATTTCATTGTGCTTTACCAATgatgccctggtcattgggcataTAACATTCCCTTAATCTTGTTCATCTCCCTGGGAGCCCTGAGAGAAGCATTTTGCTTagtgacacaagtgtcatgatcaaGATTCAAACCCGCTCTCCACCAATGACCAGAACTTGAACAAGTTTGGAAAGGAAGAGCGAAATCATACGTAGCCTGCACTGGTTTGCACCAAGATCTAAAACCCTTACAGgggtaaagaaacaaaatggtgaCTGACGAATTGCAGATAAATGCACAGATAATATGCTCCGACACCCTCCCCTAATAGGCTAGCCTATACACAGATGGGTTCAGCAAATTATCACCAGTTTAACAAAATTAGAACTTCGACAAACCTTTCCtttggcaaaaaaacaaacaaattctttcCCTTTATTTCTTGTACAAAAAAGTAGGTAAGTGACCATAGCCTATGGACACCCCACTTCACACACAGAGGTCTTGATATCTTACTATAAAACCATTAGTAGTGGTCCAGGCATGGTTAAACACCTTATGCCCTTTGGCCATCGATTACATACACATTTTTGCTCCTCAGTTTTTTTATGGCGACCGCCGGAAACAGTTTCAAATTTTCCCGCACACAAGTACATAACATTAATTGGCCAGAGACAGTTTGAGCAAACCTGTGGCTGGGCGATAATTTAATCTGCTTGTCTTTCTCCAACCTCCTCCCCCCCACACCGCCCATCTTCCGTTAAACCCAACCATCTGACCCCCAAAGTCATATTAACAAATCGTTGCATAAGAACTAATGCCTTGCACTtctcatacaaaaaaaacatgccgGCATTAAATTTTATGCAATTAGTATCACATATTGATATCACCCGTTATGAAAAGATACAACATCTTGCATGGTATGTTTCTAGGCATACGTTGTATATAATATGGTAAACTTCATGGAAGATGTATGCTGTTCCTCACCACactttctccccccccccctacaacTCATCAAACACCCTTCCCTCTCTCTTTAgtcaaaatttttgtttaaaacaaaaagcagctctatgaaattgggcacaacACTTTGACGGACTCACCTGCAGCATGGGTCCAAATACAGGATTCACGGCTGCATTTGATACTAGGATATCTATTCCACCATACTCAGCGACAGTCTGTTGGGAGGAGATAGTCAGATTAAAAGCTCTGAGTTAAACAGAATTTCTGCAATAATTTCTGAAATGACAACAGATggacaacaacaataatagaTTTGCAACCGaggacagggaaaaggaaaagaggtaAACAGAGAGAGAAGAAggtggagagatgacatcagggtaTTATGGaggaacaacatggaccagaactgcaaattgaaatataaatgaATGGCGTTTAATGGAGGGCTATATCTTCACTGGATGAAGATGAAACAGAATAGAAGCATTCCAGAAAAAAAGGAGCTACCCAGGaaaagtgtttttgaaaaacaatttgggGAAAACAATTGTCATTATGAGGTTGTAGGCCCACTATACATTCCTAATTTTCGCTATCTTACCTGACTGACTAGATTAGCGCGATGTTCAGCTTTTCCTACATGGCATACCATGCCGCTGACACTCAAGTTGTCAGCTTTTAGCTGTTCGAGGGCGCTGTCTACATTTTTCTGCTTTCTACTGCTTATCACCACATGGGCACCTTCATTGCCAAGTCGTTTTGCAATGGCAAAACCTATCCTGTAAGTAATAGGTACATATGcatatactattggtaattactgaattTTGTATTTAGCAATAAaaacttataataatatatttcaATAATACTTATCAGGCAAatacatttacaagcacatgtataaattattaaaaaatatttaagaaaacaaagtaaaacaacagtggggtgcccaagAGAGCATACCATAAaagttaaacaataacaatcgCCAAAAGGCATACggtatgtctcctaaatcccccaaaacactttaaggataactttccgtatggcgccaccactttttcactaatttttacaaaaaaggatatatcaaccaggtaaattagatactatattattttatttcgaatgaaaaagtggtggcgccatacggaaacttttcccacttTAAGGCAAGAGAGGGCCTATGAAAAAAGCGCAGAAGAGAATACAAATCACTGAACACTTATCCCTACCTTCTTACTTAGTaagaagcaatggagagctgttaatagtgttgaaggtataaaacataggtggagagaagcggctccctctgctCTGAAATcagtgcattttgagaaatatttcacctTGAAAGTCTTCGGTAATGGAAAAagacattcattatttttttttgatccCAACAAATTGAACAAATGAAGATACCGTGTATTGTATtccttttaaaatttttattatgaaatatttttttctgcataggcctactttttgtttttgattaaaaattcggataactttccgtatggcgccaacactttttcacacatttttacaaaaagggatatatcaatcaggtaaattagatactatattattttatttcgaatgaaaaagtggtggcgccatacggaaacttttccaaaaaggAATTCATCAAAAATCAAACTGGTTGACACACccacctttttatttatttacaatcaaCTAAGAATGAACTTTGTAATTGGTTAATCTCAAATTAATGCAAGTCATTCACTTTTCCTCAAGCGGCATGTATAAACATGGATGGAAAATAAAGGATGTATTGTGGGAAATAACACTTTACTATAACTAAACATAACTTGATTTGCTCACCCATCAGTTGATGCAGTGACAACAGCCACTTTTCCAATTAGCCTTTTGCACACAGAAGCACTTGCCATGTTTCTTGTTGTGGGGATGGTGTTGGTGCAGTGGTGGCTGCTTGATAATGATAGAGTGGATCTCCTCCTTAAAATAGAACAGACAACAGCTCGAAAACCGCTTGGAAGAATGCTCATGCTTATCTTGTATTTTAATAAGTTCTAAATACCCGAACGTCCAAAGTCCGAAAGAAGTTCATGCCCTGGCCGGACCTATTTTGACTGTTATAATTTCTCAAACACTTTAATGAGTACGGTTCCCTGCCTCGCGTTCATTGAACAGATAGACCTAAACGAGACAATTGATTTAGTGCCAATCTATTTCCAAATCAACTTTGGATTAGTTCACTTTTTTGTTAATGAGCTAGATACGAGAGCACAATGGacaaatgattttgttt is part of the Asterias rubens chromosome 4, eAstRub1.3, whole genome shotgun sequence genome and harbors:
- the LOC117289732 gene encoding dehydrogenase/reductase SDR family member 4-like; protein product: MSILPSGFRAVVCSILRRRSTLSLSSSHHCTNTIPTTRNMASASVCKRLIGKVAVVTASTDGIGFAIAKRLGNEGAHVVISSRKQKNVDSALEQLKADNLSVSGMVCHVGKAEHRANLVSQTVAEYGGIDILVSNAAVNPVFGPMLQTTEDQWDKIFDINVKAAFLLIKECVPHMKDRKGSSITIVSSVGGFQPFSLLGPYSVSKTALLGMTKALASDCGPMGIRVNCIAPGIIKTRFSEALWTNEAALEQTLVTSAIKRAGEPDECAGTVAFLSSDDASYITGENILITGGGQSRL